ATTTTATGTGCAACTTAATTTCATTGTAATTAGAAAATCACACTCGATTTTCCTGCACATCTTGCAGTATGGTGTTTGGGAATGCTACATAAACAACACAACTGAGAtcgattaacatttcagatacCAATATTACCATTAACATTTCAGATACCAATATTACCAACTCGATTAATTAAACTGACCAAATTGGATCTACGTAAGCAGCACAATGACTAAACtgaacaaaagaagcaaaatttaagaatcaaattTAACATCGCATGCGTATAGAAAAAGACCATGTTACCCCTAAAAGTAAAATGAGTTTGTCAAGGAATATTTATCCAAGAAATGGGTTTCGATGACAAGGTCTACTGGTTataatcaaaacaaaagaaaattgcataTTCGATGTCTTTAATCGGAGCCTAGCATaaactctctttatttttatttttattttttaaaaaaatatttttatttttatttttaggttccAACTGAAGTCCTAGACATTTCCAGCACCATCTTCGTCACTCTCCGGCACCTTCTAGCATCCCAAGTTCTCGATTTTTCCTACATATATAAATATGCTTAGACCATCGCAGACTCTTCACCGACACATCGGCTATTTCCATTCGAAAAACACTTCACCCGTCTCGAGCTTGGTTCCTTATTCCGATCTGCGACGAGATAATGAAGCGTGTCGACCGCAGGAAAGATACCACGACGCTCCCCGTCGTGACCCGCGACGAGGAAGGTAGGAAGAGGGTGGAGAAGATAAGTGGAGGCTCACAAAGTGGACACCGTCGAATACTTAGAGAGGAAGCTGATGGACAAGGGCGTGCAGCGGATGGAGCGCCACCCCGCCAATGGCCTCGGCGGCATCGGCCGCCCACCGCCCAAGTCCGGTCACGGCGGCAAGTACACGTGGGAGGGGCCGGAGGATCCAGCAGAGAGCGAGCTGGCCCCGATGCCGCCGGCAATTGATGAGAAGGACCCGAACTACGTGGACGAGGAAGCGGAGGAGAAGGTGATCAGAGGGGAGGACGGGGAGGTGGCCGGGCTGGTGGTGGGGGAGGTGGAGGTGCCCAAGGCTCACGAGGTCGGGGTCGCAAGGATCAAAGTTGATCCTAACTTGAAGGTGTTTCAACAGGAGGATTGAGTAGTTTGATGAGATTGTACATTTTTTAGGATTTACGTCGACATCCTCGACTAATCCCATCTTATCTTCTTCAGTTATGTCTTTGGATTCCGCGTATATGTTACGTCTTCCGTTTTATAGTGTCTTCAGCTCAAGCACAGggattttggatttgcttttgcAGCATGCCAGAACAgacccaaattgattttcttggaCAAACCGAAAGAAGTATCTTTTGAGACCAAAATTTGTTTTGCATAGGTCAGGGATTGCAGCTTTTGTTCTGTCACTTTTGATTATGAACAACTTCAAGACATATTCCTGTAAAGCAGTGCCATCTCTTAACCTAAACTATCACAGCAATAGGCCACTTGTCATCGGTGGTTGAACCGtctgatattttaatattaaaaatttcatatatggtCTCCAAGAAGAACGAAAAAGGGAGGAAATGGCCCAAGTGAAGGTGGACCACTTGCACATGGCCTCCTCTCAACAAAATCGCCTTGACTCCACTTAGGATTTTGGGCATTAACTTTAGAGTCTCCCAAAACTCACCTCTATTCCTCCTGCAACGGAGCTTTGATGAAATCACTCGACCAAAAGCTTTAGAACAGACTCATTTTTTGGACTCTATCGATGTCCCGAGTTGTCCTCAGATGTCATTTTTCTAACCCGCATCGAAGCCTTCGAGAGCAGCTGGTAAGGTCTCTTCGATCTTTCGTTGGTGCCGCCACCGTCCTCGCATGTCGCCCGAGTCTCTCTCCCGACGTCCGTaggttgagtaagtttttcCTTCATGGCTCCCATCACATTTCGTCCTGGGATGAAGATGTTGCGCTTCGCCGCCTTCGCCCTATTAAATCACATCATGATGGTTTTGATTTGTAGTTCATCATTCTCATTATACAGAATGGAAATCAAATTTACACGGCCGCTCTATTGAAATCACACCTTGCAACCTCATAGTCCTTACCCATCTCCGCCATGCGAGCCTCTTCCTCTTCATATTCACTTGCCTTCACTTTGATCAGTTCCACTTTCTTCTGCTCATGTTTCTCTGCTTCGCTCCCCCTTCCTTGCGTCTCTTatgtcaaattttataattttatggtGATATTAATGTTCTgttcgtttcacaaaaaataaattcgagaaaaatattttttgaatttttcgacatttgtttcatgaaaaaaaaattagtttcagaAAACATTCTCTATTAAGAGAAAATAATCTTTtaggataaaagaaaatatcatccacttttgagaaaaaggaaaatattttcatattttctttcatctcattttccttcatcaaaaacattttccttatccACCCCCGCGGTGGACGAGATGGTTTGCGCCTCACCCCTCAACCGGCGGGAAAGAGGTTCGAAACTTCTCGCCCCCATTGCGCGACTCATCTGCAACTCATGGGAGGTGGGTCCTTGCAGTCGCCCGGGTTTATACCACTTTGCCCGCTGGATTTCTGTTGCTAGCTACTAAGCGTATGGTGGTTCCcgagttacaaaaaaaaaaaaaaaaaatttctttttcttttttattttcttaaatcgagtttttattatttttatttttttctttttgtttccgttcctttcttttctttttcttcttcgttcATTAGTCCGCCATAGCGGCGGTTGGCGACCAACCACAAGCAGCCGGAACATCACCACATGGTGGCGAGGTCAAACTTGCCCGACGCCAACGAGCTCAAGTCCCACTAGATCTAGCCAcctaggcaaggctcgagcctcgccgacgtcTGGGGACCTTGAGCAAGGCGTGAGTCCCGTGCAGCtggctagatttggtgaggccctAGCTCTCTCGACCGACCTCAGGCAAAGCTCGGGTCTCACCAAATCTGGCCACAATCTAGATCATCATCAAGTTGACCTCGATCCGGACCTTCAATTTGCTACAAACAAGCTCTATGTAAAGCTTGAGCTCGGCACCACTCCGAGTTCACATGGCCGAGCACAAAATACGGTTCACGGCCATGTGAGCTCCTTTGTAGCTTGAGTTTGAGGTCGTATAGCCAAGTTCCATATAGAGCTGGCATTGGAACTTGATGTGGGTGGGAGGCGGCGAGTGTGTTTgagtgataatgatgtgatgtATGAGATTACGATCACTCCTAAGATCTGAAGGAGACACCACATGTCAAGAACAAAAACTGAGATTGACGAAATTCACCACAAGGCTTAAGCCAAAAGTCTCTTCTAGATAGGAAAAACTTATTAACAGCGCTTAGAAAAATTACCAATCAAGAATAGAGCTActtcttgttggagaaatcctcgtgaagtgttttgaagttgacaaaacgtttccatcaatctagtcgaAGGTGCGGACTACGTtagttaaagtccgaagacttaggacagccggactcaagactcaaagtctatcctcattgacagtctctaatccgttgaagaaaggttatcccggctttggatgttttgttcgggatttaaccttatcatacggagaagatctcgtggctggagaagacgtattagaatcctttgattgatcaagtttgattcaatgaatgaagattcgatgattgtctaaatattattggaaggttttacttatggaaaccgagatccgattgtatgggcgaacgggattgatgggctatcaacacgttcctttaatagctcgaacaatcttcctaattgattcc
The sequence above is drawn from the Eucalyptus grandis isolate ANBG69807.140 chromosome 11, ASM1654582v1, whole genome shotgun sequence genome and encodes:
- the LOC104425922 gene encoding uncharacterized protein LOC104425922 — encoded protein: MDKGVQRMERHPANGLGGIGRPPPKSGHGGKYTWEGPEDPAESELAPMPPAIDEKDPNYVDEEAEEKVIRGEDGEVAGLVVGEVEVPKAHEVGVARIKVDPNLKVFQQED